From Primulina tabacum isolate GXHZ01 chromosome 2, ASM2559414v2, whole genome shotgun sequence, one genomic window encodes:
- the LOC142524782 gene encoding splicing factor U2af small subunit B-like: MAEHLASIFGTEKDRVNCPFYFKIGACRHGDRCSRLHTKPSISPTLLLSNMYQRPDMITPGVDSQGQPIDPEKMQEHFEDFYEDLFEELNKYGEIESLNICDNLADHMVGNVYVQFREEEQAANALNSLTGRFYAGRPIIVDFSPVTDFREATCRQYEENTCNRGGYCNFMHLKRIGRELRRQLFGRSRRRRSRSRSRSPYRHRSHEERLQGGRSHSRRDDDRDYRDSHSRRRRSKSPSHRSGRNRSSDGRRDRSPIREGSEERRAKIQQWNRDREEAEHANKTNDGLADDRKANHHHGNEKIGAH; encoded by the exons ATGGCAGAACATTTGGCGTCGATTTTCGGGACAGAGAAGGACAGGGTGAACTGCCCTTTTTACTTCAAAATCGGAGCTTGCAGACACGGTGACCGCTGCTCGCGTCTGCACACGAAACCCAGCATAAGCCCCACGCTGTTGCTATCCAACATGTACCAGCGTCCTGATATGATTACCCCTGGAGTTGATTCTCAGGGTCAACCCATCGACCCTGAGAAGATGCAGGAACATTTCGAG GATTTCTATGAAGACCTTTTTGAGGAGCTGAACAAGTATGGAGAAATTGAAAGCCTGAATATTTGTGACAATCTGGCCGACCATATG GTTGGCAATGTTTATGTCCAGTTTAGAGAGGAAGAGCAAGCTGCAAATGCTTTGAACAGTCTGACAGGAAGATTTTATGCTG GACGACCCATAATTGTCGATTTTTCTCCAGTGACTGATTTTCGTGAGGCAACCTGTAGGCAGTATGAGGAAAATACCTGCAACCGTGGTGGTTACTGTAACTTTATGCATCTGAAGAGGATAGGCAG GGAATTGAGACGTCAGTTGTTTGGGAGATCTCGGAGAAGGCGTAGCCGGAGCCGCAGCAGAAGCCCCTACAGACACCGTAGCCATGAAGAACGTCTTCAAGGAGGTCGCAGTCACAGTAGAAGGGATGATGATCGAGATTACCGTGATAGCCATAGCAGGAGGCGCAGAAGCAAAAGTCCCAGCCATAGGAGTGGCAGAAACAGGAGCTCAGATGGCAGGAGGGATCGCAGTCCTATTAGGGAAGGAAGTGAAGAGAGACGAGCTAAAATACAGCAATGGAATAGGGACAGAGAAGAAGCAGAACATGCCAACAAGACTAATGATGGACTTGCTGATGATCGAAAAGCCAACCACCACCATGGCAATGAGAAAATTGGAGCTCATTAA